ATACCTTCGAGAGATCTCAAGAATCCCGCCTGCAAATCCGAAGCCGCCAAGGACGATCATCAGCCAAGGAGAGGTATGCAGCCAATTATCGAGAAAATACCCAATAAGTCCACCGGCGGCGACCGCCCCCACGAAAGTGAAAGGTAACTCCATGGCCGTGGCAAGCTGGTTCGAAGTGGTCTGCGCTTTCTGAGACGCAGGTTTCGACGAATCGGAATCTTTCGGCTTATCGTCCGAAGGCATAGTGCGCAAGCTTGGTGAACGGCTCAGGATACAACCCTGCGGCGAGCGACACAAACACCGTCACACCCAGGGCGATGGCTTGCGCGCTGGTCATCACCGGGCGCGGCGCTTCGCCCGGCTGCTTGAGCCAGGCGTGCGCCACGATGCGGAAGTAGTAGTACAGAGCCGGCACGATGTAGAGCACCGCGAACAACGCCAGTAGCGGATGATGCGATTCGATCAGCGAGAGGAAGATGAAATACTTGCCCATGAAGCCGGCCGTCGGGGGGATTCCCGCAAGCGAAAGCATGAAGATCAGCAGCAGCACGGCGGCGGCGGGGCTCCGCTGGTACAGGCCATTCAAGTCGTCGAGCTCTTCCCCAATCAGCCCTTTTTGGCGCAGCACGATGACCACGGCAAATGCGCCGGCGGTCATGAACACATAGGCGAACAAATAGTATGCGATTCCAGTGGACGCGGTCTGCGTCAAAGTTCCCGTGCTCTCGTCCCAGGCAAGGAAGCCGAGCAGGATGTAGCCCACGTGCGAAATCGAGGAGTAGGCCAGCAGGCGCTTCACATTAGTCTGTGTCAGCGCTGCTAGGTTTCCCCAAGTGAGCGAGGCAATCGCCAGGCCGCCTATGAGGTAGATCCACGTCGTATGCGAAACCGCGAATACAACCAGCAGCAATCGGAGAAGCAAAGCGAAGCTTGCCGTCTTGGAAGCAATGCTGATGTATGCGGTGACCGGCGTCGGCGCGCCTTCGTAGACGTCTGGTGCCCATTGATGAAATGGCACCGCCGCTACTTTGAACAGCAGGCCCACCAGCACAAGCACGAACGCGAGAATGGGAAGCAGCTGAAGCGTGAACGGATCCAAGTGCAACGCCATGGGCATTCGCGCCGCGATGAGTTGCCGCATCTGCTCGCCGGCCACACCGGGCTGCTGGCTGCGCACGATGGCGCCAACCAGCTGATTGCGCTGGCCCAGCGCTGATCCGATAGAGCCTATGTTCGTCGAAGCGCTGAGGCCGTACAGT
This region of Terriglobales bacterium genomic DNA includes:
- a CDS encoding AtpZ/AtpI family protein — encoded protein: MPSDDKPKDSDSSKPASQKAQTTSNQLATAMELPFTFVGAVAAGGLIGYFLDNWLHTSPWLMIVLGGFGFAGGILEISRRYAPKDSGSNNDRPAN
- a CDS encoding NADH-quinone oxidoreductase subunit N encodes the protein MSIPFIDAVLSYLRGDGAVILPEMELTLFGLGILMIGFSADEAAEENWFFRLIFKDFNGKAAFVATAFAGFSLWSLRGRIAAGGGVVVGFHETAVVDGFVLFFGILFLASTALVILLSVKYLEIEKEQEGEYYALLLFACVGMMLMASGIDLIVMFLGLETMALSFYILTGFLRREKRSNEAALKYVLLGAFSSGILAYGFSLLYGLSASTNIGSIGSALGQRNQLVGAIVRSQQPGVAGEQMRQLIAARMPMALHLDPFTLQLLPILAFVLVLVGLLFKVAAVPFHQWAPDVYEGAPTPVTAYISIASKTASFALLLRLLLVVFAVSHTTWIYLIGGLAIASLTWGNLAALTQTNVKRLLAYSSISHVGYILLGFLAWDESTGTLTQTASTGIAYYLFAYVFMTAGAFAVVIVLRQKGLIGEELDDLNGLYQRSPAAAVLLLIFMLSLAGIPPTAGFMGKYFIFLSLIESHHPLLALFAVLYIVPALYYYFRIVAHAWLKQPGEAPRPVMTSAQAIALGVTVFVSLAAGLYPEPFTKLAHYAFGR